One Diabrotica virgifera virgifera chromosome 3, PGI_DIABVI_V3a genomic window carries:
- the LOC126882455 gene encoding putative CENPB DNA-binding domain-containing protein 1, whose product MPPKRLSTSKTDKKRCRKSVTLGTKLEVLRRIEAGEKIVEIYKAMGLPKSTIQTIRDQKEYIKTYLQSGVPLDVSRLTRQRNWIMEKMEELLIIWIEDNNTRRIPMSPMTIQEKALRIFEKLKKEDTEESVEDVTFKASRGWFENFKKRFNLHNLEMKGEAASAH is encoded by the coding sequence ATGCCACCGAAACGATTATCGACTTCGAAGACTGATAAAAAGAGATGCCGAAAATCAGTCACACTAGGAACTAAACTGGAAGTATTACGTCGTATTGAAGCTGGAGAGAAAATTGTTGAAATTTACAAAGCAATGGGACTTCCGAAATCTACTATTCAAACTATTCGCGATCAAAAAGAATACATTAAAACATATTTGCAATCTGGTGTACCTTTAGATGTCTCGAGATTAACACGCCAAAGAAACTGGATTATGGAAAAAATGGAAGAACTATTGATTATATGGATTGAGGACAATAACACACGGAGAATTCCAATGAGTCCAATGACTATCCAGGAAAAAGCTTTACGTATTTTCGAAAAGTTGAAGAAAGAAGATACCGAGGAATCTGTTGAAGATGTCACATTTAAAGCAAGCCGCggatggtttgaaaattttaaaaagagATTTAATTTGCATAATTTGGAAATGAAAGGTGAAGCAGCTAGCGCTCATTAG